A section of the Candidatus Methylomirabilis lanthanidiphila genome encodes:
- a CDS encoding endonuclease V: protein MRVRTLHFWNVSPQEAMAIQLRLRSQLRLYGTGPFATVAGIDVAYDKSSKLMFAGIVVMSGDGLEVLDLATATASADFPYIPGLLSFREIPAVIKAWKQLKTPADCLICDGHGLAHPRRFGLACHLGLLLGLSSIGCAKSRLVGTYQEPRSRRGSVAPLLDQGEQIGVVLRTKDGIAPVFVSQGDRIDLDAAVWTVLATCRGYRLPEPQRRAHLLVTKMRLTARP from the coding sequence ATGCGTGTCCGAACGCTGCATTTCTGGAACGTCTCGCCGCAAGAGGCGATGGCAATCCAACTTCGGCTTCGATCTCAGCTTCGTCTGTACGGGACGGGACCGTTCGCCACTGTCGCGGGGATCGATGTCGCATACGACAAGAGTTCAAAGCTGATGTTTGCCGGTATCGTCGTCATGAGCGGCGACGGGCTGGAGGTGCTGGATCTTGCCACAGCGACGGCGAGCGCAGACTTCCCGTACATCCCGGGACTCCTGTCGTTCCGGGAGATCCCGGCGGTGATCAAGGCGTGGAAGCAACTCAAGACGCCGGCGGACTGTCTGATCTGTGATGGTCACGGCCTCGCCCATCCCCGCCGCTTCGGACTTGCCTGTCACCTGGGCCTTCTGCTTGGTCTTTCGTCGATCGGGTGCGCCAAAAGCCGTCTGGTGGGGACGTACCAGGAGCCGCGGAGCCGTCGCGGGAGTGTTGCGCCGTTGTTGGATCAGGGCGAGCAGATCGGCGTGGTCCTTCGGACCAAGGACGGGATAGCGCCGGTCTTTGTCTCTCAGGGCGATCGAATTGATCTCGATGCCGCCGTATGGACGGTACTCGCAACCTGCCGCGGCTATCGACTCCCGGAGCCTCAGCGGCGCGCCCATCTGTTGGTAACAAAGATGCGCCTAACTGCTAGGCCGTAG
- a CDS encoding phosphomethylpyrimidine kinase, giving the protein MPNALTIAGSDSGGGAGIQADLKTFAALGVFGTSAITSVTAQNTVGVQGVYDLPAKFVGRQIDSVLEDIVIDAAKTGMLSNAAIIEVVAEKVAAHRITRLVVDPVMVAKGGAPLLQRGAVKTLIERLLPLALVVTPNVPEAEVLWGQRIVGFAEMREAAQRIHGLGPRYVVLKGGHLGIRAIDLVYDGSTFTMLDAERIDTPHTHGTGCVFSAAMTAELAKGSPVPEAIATAKRFITSAIRHGFQLGKGIGPTDPMTAAQDLAPS; this is encoded by the coding sequence ATGCCCAATGCTCTGACTATTGCCGGATCAGACAGCGGCGGCGGCGCCGGGATCCAGGCCGATCTCAAAACCTTTGCGGCTCTTGGTGTGTTCGGGACCTCGGCGATCACGTCGGTTACGGCCCAGAACACGGTCGGTGTTCAGGGGGTGTACGATCTGCCGGCGAAGTTCGTTGGCCGCCAGATCGACTCGGTCCTGGAAGACATTGTCATCGATGCGGCCAAGACCGGGATGCTCTCGAACGCCGCGATCATCGAGGTGGTCGCGGAGAAGGTCGCTGCGCATAGGATCACGCGGCTGGTGGTCGACCCGGTGATGGTGGCAAAGGGTGGTGCGCCATTACTGCAACGCGGCGCCGTGAAGACACTTATTGAGCGTTTGTTGCCGCTCGCGCTTGTTGTCACGCCGAACGTGCCGGAGGCCGAGGTGCTCTGGGGGCAGAGGATCGTGGGATTTGCTGAGATGCGCGAAGCGGCGCAGCGGATCCACGGCCTCGGCCCTCGGTATGTCGTCCTCAAGGGGGGCCACCTGGGCATTCGCGCGATCGATCTTGTGTACGACGGAAGCACATTCACCATGCTCGATGCCGAGCGGATCGATACGCCGCATACGCACGGGACCGGATGTGTGTTCTCTGCGGCGATGACGGCGGAGTTGGCCAAGGGCAGTCCGGTTCCGGAAGCGATTGCCACCGCCAAGCGGTTCATCACGTCGGCCATCCGCCATGGGTTTCAGCTCGGCAAGGGAATCGGTCCGACTGATCCGATGACGGCCGCCCAAGACCTCGCCCCATCCTGA